One genomic segment of Christensenellaceae bacterium 44-20 includes these proteins:
- the rpmD gene encoding 50S ribosomal protein L30 yields the protein MQLKVKLVKSPIGCPKDQKDTVRALGLRKLGQEVIKEDNAPIRGQIFKVKHLVCVEEV from the coding sequence ATGCAGTTAAAAGTTAAGCTCGTCAAGAGCCCCATCGGTTGCCCCAAAGATCAGAAGGATACTGTCCGTGCGCTGGGCCTCAGAAAGCTCGGCCAGGAAGTCATCAAGGAAGACAACGCTCCCATCCGCGGCCAGATCTTCAAAGTGAAACACCTGGTCTGCGTGGAAGAAGTTTAG